A genomic region of Anopheles coustani chromosome 3, idAnoCousDA_361_x.2, whole genome shotgun sequence contains the following coding sequences:
- the LOC131261208 gene encoding katanin p60 ATPase-containing subunit A-like 1 — MTIVMAGLSTTEICENTKLAREMAVMGNYDSAGIYYEGVLQMLRKLLVGMNEPMQKGKWLVAQQEINKEYNQMKLIQKTLTEITMDLQNAPLQARIRTPLHETASKDPAAWFRADPDIWMPPSASAGRGVDPDVWGPPPDMPPPDPHRRTVAPRSQSRSSTALNRKSEVNRRNAATKSASTSTVGGRKTISQSARSSGSSAAAAGMNGASRTGTLTRTKPSARATATGTPGASSESTNGNGEKSDKEKLDDEEGNGNGGDTPEEVERKFEPAAHADVDLVDMLERDILQKNPNIHWDDIADLHEAKRLLEEAVVLPMWMPDYFKGIRRPWKGVLMVGPPGTGKTMLAKAVATECGTTFFNVSSSTLTSKYRGESEKLVRLLFEMARFYAPSTIFIDEIDSLCSRRGSESEHEASRRVKSELLVQMDGVSNDEATKIVMVLAATNFPWDIDEALRRRLEKRIYIPLPNSEGREALLKINLREVKVDESVDMRDIADRLEGYSGADITNVCRDASMMSMRRKIAGLRPEQIRQLAKEELDLPVSKQDFKEAIAKCNKSVSKDDLAKYQQWMKEFGSS, encoded by the exons ATGACCATCGTTATGGCCGGTCTATCGACGACGGAAATATGCGAGAACACGAAGCTGGCCCGCGAGATGGCCGTGATGGGCAACTACGACTCGGCTGGCATTTACTACGAGGGCGTGCTGCAAATGCTTCGCAAGCTGCTGGTCGGCATGAACGAGCCAATGCAGAAAGGAAAATGGCTAGTG GCACAGCAAGAAATCAATAAAGAGTACAATCAGATGAAGCTCATCCAGAAGACGCTCACGGAAATCACAATGGATCTACAGAACGCCCCGCTACAAGCCCGCATCCGTACGCCCCTGCACGAAACGGCCAGCAAAGATCCAGCGGCTTGGTTCCGTGCCGATCCGGATATCTGGATGCCACCGTCGGCCTCCGCTGGTCGGGGGGTTGACCCCGACGTTTGGGGACCTCCCCCGGATATGCCCCCACCCGATCCGCACCGGCGCACCGTTGCCCCTCGCAGTCAGTCCCGCTCGAGCACCGCACTCAACCGAAAGTCGGAGGTGAATCGACGAAATGCGGCCACCAAATCCGCCTCCACGTCGACCGTCGGCGGGCGGAAGACGATCAGTCAATCGGCGCGCTCATCCGGgtcgtcggcggcggcggcgggcaTGAATGGTGCGTCACGGACGGGCACACTAACCCGAACGAAACCGAGCGCAAGGGCAACGGCGACCGGAACGCCGGGAGCGTCCTCCGAGAGCACCAAcggaaacggggaaaaaagtGACAAGGAGAAGCTGGACGACGAGGAGGGCAATGGCAATGGCGGGGATACGCCGGAAGAAGTCGAGCGTAAGTTCGAACCGGCGGCCCACGCGGACGTAGATCTAGTCGATATGCTCGAGCGGGACATCCTGCAGAAGAATCCCAACATCCACTGGGACGACATTGCGGACCTGCACGAGGCCAAGCGGTTGCTAGAGGAAGCGGTCGTACTGCCGATGTGGATGCCGGACTACTTCAAAGGCATTCGGCGCCCGTGGAAGGGTGTGCTGATGGTCGGCCCGCCCGGTACTGGCAAAACGATGCTTGCCAAAGCGGTCGCCACGGAGTGTGGGACGACGTTCTTCAACGTGTCCTCGTCGACGCTTACCTCCAAGTACCGGGGCGAGTCGGAGAAGCTCGTGCGGCTCTTGTTCGAGATGGCCCGCTTCTACGCGCCCAGCACGATTTTCATCGACGAAATCGACTCGCTGTGCTCGCGGCGTGGCTCCGAATCCGAACACGAAGCTTCCCGGCGGGTCAAGTCCGAGCTGCTCGTGCAGATGGATGGCGTCAGCAATGACGAGGCGACCAAGATTGTGATGGTATTGGCAGCCACCAACTTTCCCTGGGACATCGACGAGGCGTTGAGGCGACGGTTGGAGAAGCGTATCTACATCCCGCTACCAAACAGCGAAGGTCGTGAGGCACTGCTTAAGATTAACTTGCGCGAGGTGAAGGTGGACGAATCGGTGGACATGCGCGACATCGCCGACCGATTGGAGGGCTACTCCGGGGCGGATATCACGAACGTGTGCCGGGATGcgtcgatgatgtcgatgCGGCGCAAGATTGCGGGCCTCCGGCCGGAACAGATCCGCCAGCTGGCGAAGGAGGAACTGGACCTGCCGGTATCGAAGCAGGACTTCAAAGAGGCCATCGCCAAGTGCAACAAGAGCGTATCCAAAGACGATCTGGCAAAATACCAGCAATGGATGAAAGAGTTCGGCTCGTCGTGA